The Papaver somniferum cultivar HN1 chromosome 6, ASM357369v1, whole genome shotgun sequence genome segment ATAAAGCTTCATTTTCGTCAATACAACTGGTAACTCTTTCTGAATTGCATCACCAACCTGTTCCATCAATATAAACTGACACAATGAGCTTCATTGACTATGTTTTGAATCATCAAGATGTACATCAACCTCGGATATATCAAATCATTTTAAAAACCATCATAATAGGTGGAACATTATAGGATACCTTCTGAACAAGCTCAATCACTTTATCAGGAGTAGCGAAGGCTTGAGTCCTGAGGGGTTTTGCCAAAGCTGAGTCCGGTTTTCTATCTTGGCTGCCCGAGGATAATGCACCTTTCACTGCTGTCACCTAATTAACACATTTTTTTCAAGTTTACTGGAAGAGAATCCATATTCGAATTAGGCAGAACAGCTAAACAGTTCCGCTATGACACTAAAAAAAAAGGAATCTCACGGCTCCATAACATTTACTATCTAGGCAAGCTTTGCAGATACAGAATTGACGAAATGAGAGAAAAAAAGATTCACCTTAGTCACAAACGAAAGCATTGGATCTACAACTAGCTTGGTGACCAACATTATGAATTCTTCGCAAGTGGTTTTGAGGTTTCTCTCCAGATCCTATGTTAAGAAACAaataaattagagaaaaaaaaGTTGCTGCACAAATGCAATTTACACTCAGATCAATACACGGATATGAACAAAAGCAACTGCATCATGGGGTTTTACTCATGTTGcagttatgaaaataaaaactgcATAAGTGGGCTAATTAGTTATGAAAATGAAAACTGATAAAGAAATAGTCTAACAAAATAAGAAGTTATACTACAACTGATCAGCAGGAAAACCATATACCTTTTTGGCATCCAGCTGACTTTCCAAAACCCGGGGGGATAAAGTTCTTGCCAACGAGGTTGATCTTGTCCAGTCAAATAGAGAAGCTTGACCTCTAAGAAGCCGCCTTACATTCTCCTGGAAGAGGAATTCAAGTCTATGAGCTATTACACTTCTCTGTGAGTGGTAGGAATAATAGCAAGTCCAAAATATAGGAGCATGAAACAAGGGAGAAGTTGATTACAGCGCACTAACCAGCAAATGAGAGAAATCTAGTTCTTTGTGTGTCACAGAAAATTCTATATCAAATGGTGCAATCTGGAATAACAAGAAAATGGAGCAATTAGTAATACAATCTTCACCATAAAGAACAACCTGTGATCTGCAGAGCAAAAGACAAGGAGAAGAACGCAAGGAAGACAGACTGGTATTAACCTTCTCCCTTAAGATAAGAAGATGCTTGATGAGGAAAAGTTGCCCATCAGTTGTACTTGATCTTTTAGCAATAAGTTTGCTTGCTTTCTGTAGATCAAGAGTAACAAAAATGGAAACATTAGTCCCTCACCTTCATCTTCGTCATGTTTAAGACTTTTTCACAGCCATAATAACTACATACAGTTCACTAACCTGGATGGATGTTGCGCAGACTTCTACTGCTTCCTGATGAAATGAAAAAGGATAAACATTTAAAACAAGGAAATACTTAATCTGAAGAAAGGGTATCAAATCAAGGAGTTTAAGCAATCACATAAACCTGAGCTAAACCAGTAAAAACAGCAGGCTCTAAACAACGATACAGCTTTGACAGGCAGGATAAGGTTTTCTCCAATGGTGGGTACCATGTCTGGAAAAGATCTGGGTTCTCGTCAGCCTGTTTAAACACGACAATATGAGCAAAAGATTAATGCATAGTCGAAACTTACTGCAGGCTCTTTTATAGATGCTACAAAATGAAGTACCACACATCAGCCAGATCTCGGTTGAGAAATCAAAGAATAAAGTAGCATGCATCAGCCAAATGCACATATGAGATACTTCTCAACTAGTTAAAGTACACATCCTGTGCAGATCATGTACGACTTATATAAGGGTAATCTAGGTCTGTCATAGGCCAAGCAAATCATctggaattttattttcttgtcccCCAGTTTTGAAAATATAAGAAGTAAACTAAACACACATGGAAAACATTAACTTCTTATAATTAAGTAATCAAAAAGCTGTGGGATAATAACACTTTACCGAGGTGGTTGCAGGTTCAGTCTCAGCAGATTGCTCAAGCTTTGCAGGGTAATCTAGGTCGTCATCGAAAGGAATATAGTTTGCTATCTGcatgagaaaacaataaaaagCATCAATAGAAagtcaaattttcaaaattttgaaacAGAAAGCATCTTCTTTCACTTAAACTCTAACAATAAACTGCATCAATGGTAAATAAAGATGTCTTATATCTAATCAACTCCCTCCTGAACTGAGTTAAGAAGTCTCAAAAAAATAAACAACTTGGTAATGCATTAGAAATTATAGATGGTGATGTAACAAGTTGGACAACTTTCCTTCTCTGATTCTCCATTCATTAAGCCACGGAATCGCTATCTAAGAGATGTTGTGGGAGAAAGTTCACCATTCTAATTAAGGACCTTGAAAACATAAGCAAGCCGTAGCAACCTCAATGTGTTTCCGGTACCCCCAACATTTGAGGATACCAGAAGTTAATATAATGAACTATTTTTTATGCCACATTCTTCTGCAGCATCTTAATTATTTAGCAAGTCTGTCTGCTCTGGTATatagatttttttaatttttttaatattttgtctGTTTGGTAAATGAAGTTCTCCTCTAATTGACTGAAAGATTAATCCTCAGTGCGCTTGGTGAACAAGAAATGTAATCTATAGTGAATGGTTGCAATGCCGTATTGTATGTTTAATAGTTCATAATATCAGAAACTGCCTTTAAGGTGAGACATGAATAGTAAGAAGACTATAGGAGGATGAGCTAAAATAACTAGATTACACCAAAAAGGTGAAAGGAATATCCATACCTCATCACGAATATGTGTACGAGCACGGAAAGTTAACCGCTCGTGAACGTCTGCCAATATTCTCTCTAGTGTGGGGCGTAGCCCAGCTAATGAGTCACTTCTTGCACTGAGCTGTTCTCCTAGGACTTTTACTTTCAGAAtgtcgacaagttcacacagaaaATCGAGATTTGCTTCATGGATAAGTTTCGGCCGGAGAGTATCATACAAATAAGTGGACCTGAAGAATTAGATGACGTATTCAGTTCAAATGCATAATAGGTGGCTAGCTGATTAACTCAAGAAAAAGGATAAAAAATATCGTAACAAAAGAAGTTATATCTCTAAGGATCTGTATCACAGAGTACGAAAAAAAACTAGTGTTTCCGTTCTCTTTGTAAGAAAAGAGGTGAATTTTCCAACACAAGCAAGACAACTTACAGAGGATCTATTAATGGCGACAAACTTGACACGTCCTCGGAGGAAGATGGGAAGAAATGAACAAATAGTTGGTGCTCATGAAGGCATACCTGATAACAATTTTAGATAACTTTACATACTACTCAGGAAATAAAAGTATTAATGTAAACTGAAAGCCTATTTTAATGGAATACCAGTGACTATAGCATTAGAGTTAAGTCGACAATCACCTGTACTAGGTATGCACATCCAGACCTAGTCAATGATGGCAACTCCTCTTTTTTGGCAAATTCCGAGATCCTTTGATGCACTATGCTTTTTATCTAGATAGCAGGAATGtaaataagttaaaaaaaaaagtttgtatAAACTAGAATCTAGAACTGAAATGGAGGAAAATTTTAATAAATAATGAGCTCACCAAAGAGAGACGTTGTTCACAATATAACTTGTGGCACTCCGCGAGAACTTGAGCATATTCTTTTCTTAAAGCTCTCTTTTCAATTTCCTCCAAGACTGGCTTGAGCTGCAATTTGCATAAATGACTCAGCCATCAAGTTGCTTGAATAATAGAAAAAAGAATCTTCTTTT includes the following:
- the LOC113286762 gene encoding conserved oligomeric Golgi complex subunit 3-like isoform X1 yields the protein MASSSITHHHPQRSTGGAISSGYNFRSTWEQNAPLTEQQHAAIVALSHAAAERPFPDNVSQDQNSVQDSGLTVATKANALEDFGAMEAVLVNTHQFYKWFMDLESAMKSETEEKYRHYVITLTERIQTCDGILNQVDETLHLFNELQLQHQEVATKTKTLHDACDRLLIEKKRLVDFAEALRDKLSYFDELENVASSFYSPNMRVGSGNFLPLLKRLDDCISYVENNSQYAESGVYMIKFKQLQSRALGMIRSHVLSVLKGASAQVYAAIRGSGGSNASVSEGVETSVIYVRFKAAAGELKPVLEEIEKRALRKEYAQVLAECHKLYCEQRLSLIKSIVHQRISEFAKKEELPSLTRSGCAYLVQVCLHEHQLFVHFFPSSSEDVSSLSPLIDPLSTYLYDTLRPKLIHEANLDFLCELVDILKVKVLGEQLSARSDSLAGLRPTLERILADVHERLTFRARTHIRDEIANYIPFDDDLDYPAKLEQSAETEPATTSADENPDLFQTWYPPLEKTLSCLSKLYRCLEPAVFTGLAQEAVEVCATSIQKASKLIAKRSSTTDGQLFLIKHLLILREKIAPFDIEFSVTHKELDFSHLLENVRRLLRGQASLFDWTRSTSLARTLSPRVLESQLDAKKDLERNLKTTCEEFIMLVTKLVVDPMLSFVTKVTAVKGALSSGSQDRKPDSALAKPLRTQAFATPDKVIELVQKVGDAIQKELPVVLTKMKLYLQNPSTRTILFKPIKTNILEAHSQVLALLKSEYTAEDLQIINLKSIQDLQSQLKLLSSLDEGFLEFCSAACLRIQK
- the LOC113286762 gene encoding conserved oligomeric Golgi complex subunit 3-like isoform X2, whose translation is MASSSITHHHPQRSTGGAISSGYNFRSTWEQNAPLTEQQHAAIVALSHAAAERPFPDNVSQDQNSVQDSGLTVATKANALEDFGAMEAVLVNTHQFYKWFMDLESAMKSETEEKYRHYVITLTERIQTCDGILNQVDETLHLFNELQLQHQEVATKTKTLHDACDRLLIEKKRLVDFAEALRDKLSYFDELENVASSFYSPNMRVGSGNFLPLLKRLDDCISYVENNSQYAESGVYMIKFKQLQSRALGMIRSHVLSVLKGASAQVYAAIRGSGGSNASVSEGVETSVIYVRFKAAAGELKPVLEEIEKRALRKEYAQVLAECHKLYCEQRLSLIKSIVHQRISEFAKKEELPSLTRSGCAYLVQVCLHEHQLFVHFFPSSSEDVSSLSPLIDPLSTYLYDTLRPKLIHEANLDFLCELVDILKVKVLGEQLSARSDSLAGLRPTLERILADVHERLTFRARTHIRDEIANYIPFDDDLDYPAKLEQSAETEPATTSADENPDLFQTWYPPLEKTLSCLSKLYRCLEPAVFTGLAQEAVEVCATSIQKASKLIAKRSSTTDGQLFLIKHLLILREKIAPFDIEFSVTHKELDFSHLLENVRRLLRGQASLFDWTRSTSLARTLSPRVLESQLDAKKDLERNLKTTCEEFIMLVTKLVVDPMLSFVTKVTAVKGALSSGSQDRKPDSALAKPLRTQAFATPDKVIELVQKVGDAIQKELPVVLTKMKLYLQNPSTRTILFKPIKTNILEAHSQVLALLKSEYTAEDLQIINLKSIQDLQSQLDSLL